The Ipomoea triloba cultivar NCNSP0323 chromosome 13, ASM357664v1 genomic interval AAGTCCATTATCGTTGTTATTGGAGCACTATTATGGAACTAGAAGTTCCATAGTCGCATCAGGTCTGATATTGAATTTGCGATGAAATTGCTAGCAGCGTTTAGTGCTTCCTctacaatgaaatattgaaatgatGTTTAGCATATCCTCTAGCATCATCGAGGTATAAAGGATATGAtatttatgtgagaaaccaatatGTGGTTTTGGcgggctacttgggtactggctCTTTTATTTTGACCCCcatgatgccaagtcccaaaCTGGTTATGCTATATTTTTACCCCCCAATGTCCCATATGTGGACAAATAAAGATTGTGTTGCCCAAGCAAGTAATAGGTTTGTTAATGAGAACCTTACAAAAGATATTGCACCTAAGTTTTACTATCCACATAAACTCCAGAAGATTGGTAAAATTCTTGTTGAGAAAGTTTGCCCCCGTGAACAATCTGGCAGATATGTTCACTAAGTCTCTGCATGCATCCAATTTTGagtaatatgtttataaaattgggATGGGCAGGCttagaagattgttatcttcagggggagcgacAACCTCTAGCTACACTAGAATGGACAGTCTAGAAGACTTTtcaaatcctgaagattatgctcTGAAAGCATATGGttgcactctttttcccttacctaagtttttcccactgggttttcttaggctaaggtttttaatgaggcaaccggtgcAACACATGGTTTAACATACTTCGTGTACTATTTTCCTcgactaggtttttcccacagggtttttctaacgaggtttttaacgaggcatgagtattgTTATTTAATGGCCAAGGGagagtgttataaataaattgataatgGCCATTAAACTTGAAGACTCTTCCTTTGccttctaattattatattgtttatgttAAGGATATGAAAGGTTGTATGAATTAGTATAAATTGATGGTGAAGACTTAATGAAATGATCTTAAAGATTCCATGTTATTTTGCTCTACATCTTGTGTCCATCTTCTCCTTTTACTTCTTTACACTATATGATTATATTCTCCAAGCAATTACCAGGCAATCACCCCGAGAGAACTGAGCTAAACGAAAGACAAATTTACAACAAGTAAttgtttttagatttatcaGTATTTTCATCTGTGCAATGCACAAAATggataatattttaagaatatttggattgatatatgattatataaatTAGGAATAAGGTGCAATTTAGCcattgaacgtaacctgaaagtgcaattaaaccactgaactagaaaaaatgtaattaggttactgaacactccaaatgtatgcaatttcacctgatagcaggttaccatccatttcatcaggttgcctgcttagGTGGACGATAcctttgacattttaaaataatttttaataataaactttaaaaataaaaataataaaatttataaaatttaattgaaaaaacAAACATGAACCGGGCGATAACTTTGCAGGTTTTGATCAACCATAATATGTTTATATAGAACACAAAGGAGAGAAATGAAAAGACCGAAACTGGGTCAAAGAGAAACTTGATGAGTTCCATTTCAAAAATGACTTCAAAGCAAAGAActgagtctatatatatatatatatatatatatatatatatagaccacTCAGGTGGCTTAGCTTGTTGCGAGTTGTCAACTTTAATTGCCGCTTCAATTGCCAGTAGCCATAGGGCAAATATCTTATCCAGTAATCTATGAGTACTAATTAATGATGAATTCTCACCTGGCCTTATCTATTTCTACGTACTTTGGATTTTCTTATGTTCTCAAGAAGATAGATTGGTTCAGtttgactttaattttaatttattctccGTTTCTATACAAGTCACTGAGCTTCTTGATTGAATTTAAGGTAAAATCTCCCTTCATTCGGGTCTCATTGTGAGACCGGTTAGAACTGGAGAATTTATATAAGTTtcgtaatattatttttgagtcatttccatttttggtcctactgttattgggacattgccaattttagtccacttcattaatttttgccatattacgaccagtcttatttagttcttgtcacttttagtccatcgttaaaattttcgtcaaataaccgtccaaaataagaatattgtggtcttttcatgctttgatcatctcctttaccctttgcagtggtcttccttacacattttcatccaatgaagaggtccggcgaaagccatggctttgtaatgtggctcacatggcttccgCCGGACCTCATCAtttgatgaaaatgtgtaaggaaaaccactgcaaagagtaaaggagatgaccaaagtatgaaaagaccaaaaatacccctgttttggacgaccatttgacgaaaattttaacggtagactaaaagtggcaagaactaaataaaactagccgtaatgtggcaaaaattaatgaagtggactaaaattggcaatgccccaataacagtaggaccaaaaggGGAAATGACtcattattttttcataaattgtaTATTACGATTACAATTCGgattaatatcatttttttttaatttctccaaaaaatcatgttttttattattgaattataaacatttactttattataaattattatattaaaaaatgtaatatatgttataTAGCGGAGAGAGAATAGAGGCCAACGGTTGTAATGTCGATTACATAGTAAacgtgtaacccctcgtcttttcgAATAAGATTAAGATTCgagaaatatgtctttaagctatgacattcctgagatgagtgaccgatgcgtcaaaaggatttttataaggaaatatagctgttattaagctgcgatcattCGTGCCGGTCATGAACCGTAAAATAtttgaggacgaattttcagctcggatttcctaggaaatggactattaggcatgttatgactaagtatgaacttcctgcttagttaagttgaaattggatgagctataggggtcaaaatttatttctgatcgtacaccgcgaaatttccacAGTGaactgaacctagcccaatttgaAACTTTCGACTGGATTAAATTTGTGGTTTcagaaattattctttctggattattttccaccgaaaccttatctgtttggaccacaactgatatgttgtggagatattttattattttattatttttttttcaatcttatcacataagattgtgataattataaaagccaaattttccccattttttcccatttcccttTGTCTTGGCCGAAAAGAAAGGGAGAGCAAGAGAGAGGATCTtcatcattttcctccattatTCCATAGCCAATTCCTTCACACCTCttcaatttattcggtaaattgttaattttattcggtagatagtcTTATATTCCTCTCTAGATTCATAATCTAAGTTTAGATTTCCTAAATTGTGTTGTTATGATGTTGGATTCTAGTCTAGGGTTTCAAGAAGAATTTGGGGGAAATCACTCAAAGACTCTTCTAAGGATTTTAGTAGCTAATTGAGGTAAGGAAATCCCTTAAGTGGGTTgaagtcacttgaaattagatagtTGGTAATTGATTTGTGATTGTGGAGTTTTATGTGAAGAtactatgtttatgtttatatatatactagaaatGACTATGttctacataatacacatatgtatatgtcaTGTTATGGTACTAGTATGTGTAATTAGCTATACTATgaaatatgttatgttatgttgttagtatgccaaattacctatattgtgaatatagtatatgtcaatatatatatatatatatatatatatatatatatatatatatatatatacatatatacgtgtatgtagtatatatatatcatatgtataggatgtatatatgtacatgtatttatatagtatacaaCAAGTAGGTACAAGTAGTATAAAGTATGAcatcatgtatatataattgtagtatatgtaccatatttatatatattatattatgtgtgtatagggtatatatatatatatatatatatatatatatattatatatttacgtgttgtgtgtatataatatattatgtgtgtatatatgtgatatatgtATATGATGTATATACACGGGTAGTGTGATATATgtaatgtataattaaataaagtgttgtagtatgtatatatttggtatgtgtaccttaagtgaatatgcataaatatgtggaaacgtgttatgtggtatgcatatatacatatgtgtagggATGATGGATGTTTTgagaaaatgttttgagagacaagacttgtgaaccaaggtgagaatggtaattgatttcaaaatggggacttgattttgtggaaaatgtccaaaaatgattttgactcaaggaagatgagaaaggaaggaaaatgttttcaaaaccttagtttcaggaagtcaaagaggaccttgtcatttatattacctcggctatagtaccgatggttTCTTCAATATAgaagtctctacgtcacttcgtcaggcgtagggagtctctgcgtcactcagtcaggcgcaggtttATTCgtagcgaagtctattcgcagtctacgtcacttcgtcaggcgtagggagtctctgcgtcactcagtcaggcgcaggggagttttctatatcactcagtcaggcgtaggccgtgggggtgtgcacacttaagtatagatactcatgtcattttcgggttggtatcagctttatggacctaggtggggccaaactagggaccataatgatgaaccttcgtccaagggatcacgaatgagacttggggcaggaccgtaatccccatgtccagatccgatttcggtctagtcaaagaaacttgtatcctcaataaggtctcttgcttctagtcagaaactaagtaacgttttcgtaattgaagacaactagaGGTCATAATTGTGGCAATGACATATGTATAGACATGGACTAGTGCTGAAAACCTAGCCTGAATGAAAAGAagtcaaaggcaacctagtttgatgaactaggaaatttgataaggaaatgtgttgtgacttatatactcattatatcttgtaattatatggcattaactgTTGATTGCAGTTATGAAAGacatggacaccatatttggtaatgtgtatttacctttatgaattatttgtcaaaacttttacctgatggaagtgacaaatggattaccttacttagccgtcgtgctaactacacttcaccgtgtacgtcatttcagatgtcatccagtgagggatcctgtagcccggcaaacactcctgatcatgtttgcccgggacctacttttgttggtcagattTGCATGACACGTCGGCAGAGACCCGTATTCTCCACCCTATTCTCAAGGCTACTCTCCAGGCTATACTCCAgcatcccctgactatactccagcaaccccagtcagcccagtaaatcttttggtaaccttagtttggctgactctagtctgttaggttgtggaggacccggagtttgtaatgacagccgtcgggcaaattcttgtagatatcttttgatattaatatatatactaaaatattatattttgatgtttggggtgttgatgttgagtgaaatttcttttagcctgtgcacttagagtggaagttttatcaaagaggtgatagaattcactctaagtgtggcggtagcacccagtttactgctgtaagatgtaagcttccgcagcgttatattacgcatattgtaatagttgtacgagcagaaattggggtgttacaaggtggtatcagagcatggttTTGAGGTCCTTATTTTGGGCAATAGAATGAGTTAGGCTCTGTCGCAAGTTAGTATAAAAGCCTATGATTCGAGTCAGCCTAGGGTTCGAGTCAGTTTAAGTTgaccttgttggagttggagctgGAGCTGGAGGCCGGACAGAGAACGGGGTACCTTGTCATTCCGTGTATAATATGTGATTTAATTGTTGcgtagtataattactacttgtcattgcatatatatgctgATTGTTGGTCATATTGGTTTAAGTTGGCTGTTGGCATGATGCCTTGCTACTGTTATGCCATGGTAGGGATACCTACCAAGGATAATATATTAGTGTTGACCCTTCGGTAACCTATCTAACTTTAAGAGAGCTAACTCAGAATCGCTTGTTCAGCGAGATGCCTCCTAGACGAAGCGTACCTGCTAGGGAAACAATGATGTCTCGGCATGGACCGCATGGCcatggcaatggaacagatggctgagttcatgatggctcagcaagttCACAATCAAGCCCAAGTGCAACCACGGGTGGATATTACTAAAGCTTATAGCAAATAGACGACCCCGTATTATGCGGGGGAAGAAGACCCAGTGATCCTAGAAGAATGGATCAGAACATTTGTAAACTGCTAAACGCTGTGAATTGTCCTGAAGAGCAGCGAGTGTCTTCTGCAGTGTACTACCTGACAAAGCTGCGGATAACTGGTGGACGACGGTTGGACCTAATCTTCTACGAGACCCAGGATTTGGCTGGGAAGAGTTTAAGGGGAATTAAGAGGTCAATTCTACACTGAACGAATTAAGGGCATCAAATGTGAAGAATTCCTGCAACTGAAACAACAAGGAACAACAATAAATCATGAAAGTATGTTGAGTTGATGAGATTTGCCAGGACATCGTACCTGACGAGGCAAGCCAGGCAAGGAGATTTGTAAGAGGATTAGACTGGGAGTGAGAAGCGCGATCGCACCATTTATGTGCTCTACTCTCAAGGAAGCATATAATAGGGCGTCCGATCATTACCAGGTGTATCTTGATCAACAAGCAGTCTATGGTCGGAGCAAAAGGAAGGCCGAGGACAAGCAAGGACAATCTGAGTGGAGTAACAAGAAACTATGAAATAgggaaattatgtatttatgtatgaatatatatgtatatgccgtatatgtatatatatgtatttatgatgtatattgtgtgtgtgtaccgaaatatatacatatatagggtATCACAATGTCACACTTTGGAGTATAAATATGTCAAGCATGATAAGTATGTActaaatgttgtattatgtatggtatgtatttatgtatatatatacgcattatgtatatatattgtgtgtgtgtatagggtagtatatatatatatatacgtgttgtgtgtatatatatatatggtatgtgtgtatatatgtatatacatgtattatgtatatatgtatatacacgggtgatgtgtgtatatatgcataaatatgtataattaaataaagtgttgtagtatgtatatatttggtatgtgtaccttaagtgaatatgcataaatatgtggaacgtgttatgtggtatgcatatatacatatgtgtagtgtgatgatggaaaatgttttgagaaaaatgttttgagagacaagacttgtgaaccaagttgagaatggtaattgatttcaaaatggggacttgattttgtggaaaatgtccaaaaatgattttgactcaaggaagatgagaaaggaaggaaaatgttttcaaaaccttagtttcaagaagtcaaagaggaccttgtcatttatattacctcgggctatagtaccgatggttttcttcaatattctattcgccaagtctctacgtcacttcgtcaggcgtagggagtctctgcgtcactcagtcaggcgcaggggagttttctatatcactcagtcaggcgtaggccgtgggggtgtgcacacttaagtatagatactcatgtcattttcgggttggtatcagctttatggacctaggtggggccaaactagggaccataacGATGAACCTTTGTCCAAGGGATCACAAatgagacttggggcaggaccgtaatccccatgtccagatccgatttcggtctagtcaaagaaacttgtatcctcaataaggtctcttgcttctagtcagaaactaagtaacgttttcgtaattgaagacaactagaGGTCATAATTGTGGCAATGACATATGTAATAGACATGGATAGTGCTGAAAACCTAGCCTGAATGGAAAAGAagtcaaaggcaacctagtttgatgaactaggaaATTTGAtaaaggaaatgtgttgtgacttatatactcattatattcttgtaattatatggcattaactgTTGATTGCAGTTATGAAAGACATGGACACCACAtgtggtaatgtgtatttacctttatgaattatttgtcaaaacttttacctgatggaagtgacaaatggattaccttacttagccgtcgtgctaactacacttcatcgTGTACATCTTTTCAGATGTCGTCCAGTGagggatcctgtagcccggcaaacactcctgatcatgtttgcccgggacctacttttgttggtcagattCTGCATGACACGTCGGGCAgagacccctattctccaccctactctcaaggctactctccaggctatactccagcatcccctgactatactccagcaaccccagtcagcccagtaaataccttttggtagccttagtttggctgactctagtctgttaggtGGTGGAGGACCCGGAGTTTGTAAATGACAGcccgtcgggcaaattcttgtagatatcttttgatattaatatatatacctaaaatattatattttgatgtttggggtgttgatgttgagtgaaatttcttttagcctgtgcacttagagtggaggttttatcaaagaggtgatagaattcactctaagtgtggcggtagcacccagtttactactgtaagatgtaagcttccgcagcgttatattacgcattttgtaataaatgtaagagcaGAAACTGGGGTGTTacaaggtggtatcagagcatggttTTGAGGTCCTTATTTTGGGCAATAGAGTGAGTTAGGCTCTGTCACAAGTTGGTATAAGAGCCTATGATTCGAGTCAGCCTAGGGTTGAGTCAGTTTAAGTTgaccttgttggagttggagctgGAGCTGGAGGCCGGACAGAGAAAGGGGTACCTTGTCATTCCGTGCATAATTTGTGATTTAATTGTTGcgtagtataattactacttgtcattgcatatatatgctgATTGTTAGTCATGTTGGTTTAAGTTGGCTATTGGCATGATGCCTTGCTACTGTTATGCCATGGTAGGGATACCTACCTGATGAATATGATTAAGTGGGTAGTAGAATTGTGGTAAAGGACTTGAGTAGTTACTATACTGTCTTTGGGCTGGTTAGACCCTCGAATTCTAACTTTAAGAGAGCTAACTCAGAATCGCTTGTTCAGCAAGATGCCTCCTAGACGAAGCGTACCTGCTAGGGAAAGCAATGATGTCTCGGCGATGGACCGTATGGCcatggcaatggaacagatggctgagttcatgatggctcagcaagttCACAATCAAGCCCAAGTGCAACCACAGGTAGATATTACTAAAGCTATAGCAAATAGACGACCGCTGTATTATGCGGGGGAAGAAGACCCAGTGATCCTAGAAGAATGGATCAGAACATTTGATAAACTGCTAAACGCTGTGAATTGTCCTGAAGAGCAGCGAGTGTCTTCTGCAGTATACTACCTGACTAAAGCTGCGGATAACTGGTGGACAACGGTTGGACCTGATCTTTTACAAGACCCAGGATTTGGCTGGGAAGAGTTCAAGGTGGAATTAAGAGGTCAATTTTACACTGAACGAATTAAGGGCATCAAATGTGAAGAATTCCTGCGACTGAAACAACAAGGAACAACAATGCAAGTTTATCATGACAAGTATGTTGAGTTGATGAGATTTGCTCAGGACATCGTACCCGACGAGGCAAGCCAGGCAAGGAGATTTGTAAGAGGATTAGACAGGGAAGTGAGAAGAGCGATCACACCATTTATGTGCTCTACTCTCAAGGAAGCATATAACAGGGCGTCCGATCATTACCAGGTGTATCTTGATCAGCAAGCAGTCTATGGTCGGAGCAAAAGGAAGGTCGAGGACAAGCAAGGAGAATCTGAGTGGAGTAACAAGAAACCTAGCCAGGGTGAATCCAACTCGAGGCAAGGATATTTGAAAGGAGAAACGAGCCAAGGGAGAAATAATACATGCCGTCAATGTGGAAGGAGTCATCCCGGGGTAACTTGCCGTGGGGAGAAGATTAGATGCTACCAGTGTGGTAGGGAAGGGCATACGAGGAGGTACTGCTCCGTTCGACCGAGCCACTACCTAAACCAATCCCCGAGTAAGAACCAGGAAGGAGAAATTGTCAGGAACCCGAGACAAGAACCGTTTGGAGCCAGCAATACAGAGAACCAGGGCAGGATCTACGTCGTTAATAGTGCTCAGACGCAAGCTAGCGACGTCGGGACTGGTACTTTCCCTATAAACTCCGTACCTGGTTTGGTTTTATTTAATACTGGAGCTACAAATTCGTTTATATCATCCTTATCTGCCGATAAGTGGAAATCGGAATCTTAGGTTGAAGGATCCTAACGTATTTAGGATTAACCTAAGAACCTAACTTGTGAAATCTTTGATGAAAGCAGATAGATTTGGATATTTGTCTATAAGGAAGATTTGAATAATCTTCATGAACAGTGATTGAATTTGAACAGATTTGAGTCATCTGTTTGGACAATAGTAAAGAGGAATTTGGCAGACTCTTGGATTAATGAGTGTCAGATGTTGGAAATTAAGGGGAGTAATTCGGACTGAGAGTctgaaaatttgaattgtaagtgtcaaagccaaaaggaagggCTTGATAGTATTAATGGTTAGGTTACCTCTTGACCAAGGATGACTTCTAGTTTCCTTTTAAAACCGAATTCCTCGTACTCCTTGGTTAGTTGAAAAGCTCTTTCATTTGAAAACCGTGGCCCGAAATGCTTttgagtttcggggacgaaactctttttaaggagggtagactgtaacccctcgtcttttcgAAT includes:
- the LOC116001224 gene encoding uncharacterized protein LOC116001224 yields the protein MPPRRSVPARESNDVSAMDRMAMAMEQMAEFMMAQQVHNQAQVQPQVDITKAIANRRPLYYAGEEDPVILEEWIRTFDKLLNAVNCPEEQRVSSAVYYLTKAADNWWTTVGPDLLQDPGFGWEEFKVELRGQFYTERIKGIKCEEFLRLKQQGTTMQVYHDKYVELMRFAQDIVPDEASQARRFVRGLDREVRRAITPFMCSTLKEAYNRASDHYQVYLDQQAVYGRSKRKVEDKQGESEWSNKKPSQGESNSRQGYLKGETSQGRNNTCRQCGRSHPGVTCRGEKIRCYQCGREGHTRRYCSVRPSHYLNQSPSKNQEGEIVRNPRQEPFGASNTENQGRIYVVNSAQTQASDVGTGTFPINSVPGLVLFNTGATNSFISSLSADKWKSES